The Vicia villosa cultivar HV-30 ecotype Madison, WI unplaced genomic scaffold, Vvil1.0 ctg.000044F_1_1, whole genome shotgun sequence genome contains a region encoding:
- the LOC131622836 gene encoding uncharacterized mitochondrial protein AtMg00810-like produces MSMMHEFDMYDLGKMRYFLGMEVIQNLKRIFMCQRKYAREVLARFPMSDSKPVGNRIVPGTRLSKDEKGTKIDSTMFKQVVGSLMYLTATRPDIMFGVSLISKYMSSPT; encoded by the coding sequence ATGTCAATGATGCATGAATTTGACATGTATGATTTGGGAAAGATGAGATATTTTCTTGGCATGGAAGTTATACAGAATTTGAAGAGGATATTCATGTGTCAAAGAAAGTATGCGAGAGAAGTGCTTGCTAGATTTCCCATGTCTGATAGCAAACCAGTTGGAAATCGTATTGTGCCAGGCACAAGGCTTTCCAAGGATGAGAAGGGAACCAAGATCGACTCAACCATGTTCAAGCAAGTTGTTGGAAGCTTGATGTACTTGACAGCAAcgagaccagacattatgtttggAGTGAGTTTGATTAGCAAATATATGTCATCTCCAACTTAG
- the LOC131622812 gene encoding uncharacterized protein LOC131622812, with protein sequence MQFSVEQGLVPQEGFRPWALAVADGNAVMGPSFLDPKHCELMMLVGLPASGKTTWAEKWVKDHPEKRYVLLGTNLILEQMKVPGLLRKNNYGERFDRLMDKATSMFNVILSRAANVPRNYIIDQTNVYKNARKRKLNPFVNYRKIAVVVFPKPEELKRRSEKRFKEMGKEVPVDALNKMIANYVLPKSKDLPYSDEYFDQVLFVELNRDESQKYLDQMKQDTLSLSNTNPSTLSHRGSSESSFRPAFHSQGSSTGSGIHQWRANSSISQPDYRMPSQVNTHGFMNEPRHNMNPLCRGYPSSHISHVSRPPYPIYNVGSSRTYSDIETYGNPVFGSQYRPNTVGNNNMGFHGRPYVEYRDFQPDLPLPAAATSLHPPYGEPTLRPQHGGLPDNIQYPGRYASQYPKY encoded by the exons ATGCAATTCAGTGTTGAACAAGGACTTGTTCCTCAAGAAGGGTTCAGACCTTGGGCCCTGGCTGTGGCGGATGGAAATGCGGTTATGGGACCTTCGTTTTTGGATCCAAAGCATTGTGAATTGATGATGCTAGTGGGATTACCGGCTTCAGGCAAGACTACATGGGCTGAAAAATGGGTGAAAGATCACCCTGAGAAGCGTTATGTCTTGCTTGGTACAAACTTAATTCTTGAACAAATGAAG GTTCCTGGGCTGTTGCGCAAAAACAACTACGGTGAAAGGTTTGATCGTTTGATGGACAAGGCAACTTCAATGTTCAATGTAATTTTGTCACGGGCGGCTAATGTACCTCGCAATTATATAATCGATCAGACAAATGTGTACAAAAATGCACGCAAGCGGAAACTTAATCCATTTGTCAATTATCGAAAG ATTGCTGTTGTTGTGTTCCCTAAGCCAGAAGAGCTCAAGAGACGATCTGAAAAAAGATTTAAAGAAATGGGCAAAGAAGTTCCAGTTGATGCTTTGAATAAAATGATAG CTAATTATGTTCTACCTAAAAGCAAGGATCTTCCATATTCCGATGAATATTTTGATCAG GTTTTGTTTGTTGAACTGAACCGGGACGAGTCTCAGAAATATTTGGATCAGATGAAGCAAGATACTCTGTCTCTATCTAATACCAACCCGTCAACATTATCGCACAGAGGTTCTTCTGAGTCTTCTTTCCGACCTGCATTTCATAGTCAAGGAAGTTCGACAG GAAGTGGCATTCACCAGTGGAGAGCTAATTCTTCCATCTCTCAACCCGACTATAGGATGCCTAGTCAA GTCAATACACATGGTTTTATGAATGAACCTCGTCACAATATGAATCCGTTGTGTAGAGGATATCCAAGCAGTCATATTTCACATGTTTCAAGACCACCCTATCCTATATATAATGTTGGTTCCAGTAGAACTTACAGTGACATCGAAACATACGGAAACCCTGTTTTCGGTAGCCAGTATAGGCCAAACACTGTAGGGAACAACAATATGGGTTTTCATGGAAGACCTTATGTTGAATACAGAGACTTTCAGCCTGACCTGCCTTTACCTGCAGCAGCCACAT CTTTGCATCCTCCATATGGGGAACCGACTCTAAGGCCTCAACATGGTGGATTACCTGATAACATCCAGTATCCAGGGAGATATGCTTCTCAATATCCAAAATACTAG
- the LOC131622811 gene encoding uncharacterized protein LOC131622811 yields the protein MALIKRHFPCQEEDESSHQKKKAKQVVSKHLPSSCVVLNSADCDLDFNIECNGVVGYGLHEEGFGYCWSGARANVGITKGRYCFGCVVVSAQLVDTGDTTPDQRNLCRLGVSRGDDVVGALGETKYSFGFGGTGKFSNAGKFLNFGDKFGVGDTIVCCVDFESKPLASIGFSKNGKWLGTAIQFDAGSLGVGWDSSISKDSPWEWALFPHVLLKNVVVQMQFSVEQGLVPQEGFRPWALAVVDGNAAMGPSFLDPKDCELMMLVGLPASGKTTWAEKWVKDHPEKRYVLLGTNLILEQMKVPGLLRKNNYSERFDRLMDKATAMFNVILARAANVPRNYIIDQTNVYKNARKRKLNPFVNYQKIAVVVFPNPEELKRRSEKRFKEMGKEVPVDALNKMIANYVLPKSKDLPYSDEYFDQVLFVELNRDESQKYLDQMKQDTLSLSNTNPSTLSHRGSSESSFRPAFHSQGSSTGSGIHQWRANSSISQPDYRMPSQVNTHGFMNEPHHNMNPLCRGYPSSHISHVSRPPYPIYNVGSSRTYSDIETYGNPVFGSQYRPNTVGNNNMGFHGRPYVEYRDFQPDLPLPAAATSLHPPYGEPTLRPQHGGLPDNIQYPGRYASQYPKY from the exons ATGGCCCTTATCAAACGCCATTTCCCCTGTCAAGAAGAGGATGAATCAAGTcatcagaagaagaaagcaaaaCAAGTTGTGTCGAAACATCTTCCTTCATCTTGTGTCGTTCTCAATTCCGCTGATTGTGATTTAG ATTTCAATATTGAATGCAATGGAGTAGTTGGGTATGGCCTTCATGAAGAAGGATTTGGTTATTGTTGGTCTGGTGCTCGAGCTAATGTTGGAATAACAAAGGGAAGATATTGTTTTGGTTGTGTTGTTGTTTCTGCTCAACTTGTTGATACGGGTGATACTACCCCTGATCAGCGGAACCTTTGTCGTCTTGGTGTTTCTAGAGGTGATGATGTCGTTGGAGCTCTTGGTGAGACAAAATATAGCTTTGGTTTTGGTGGCACCGGAAAGTTCTCCAATGCTGGGAAGTTTTTGAATTTCGGTGATAAGTTTGGCGTTGGTGATACAATAGTTTGTTGCGTTGATTTTGAGAGTAAACCACTTGCTTCTATTGGTTTCTCTAAGAATGGTAAATGGTTGGGTACTGCAATACAATTTGATGCCGGTTCTCTTGGTGTTGGATGGGATTCTTCTATTTCAAAGGATTCACCTTGGGAATGGGCACTTTTTCCGCATGTCCTATTGAAAAATGTTGTGGTTCAGATGCAATTCAGTGTTGAACAAGGACTTGTTCCTCAAGAAGGGTTCAGACCTTGGGCCCTGGCTGTGGTGGATGGAAATGCGGCTATGGGACCTTCGTTTTTGGATCCAAAGGATTGTGAATTGATGATGCTAGTGGGATTACCGGCCTCAGGCAAGACTACATGGGCTGAAAAATGGGTGAAAGATCACCCAGAGAAGCGTTATGTCTTACTTGGTACAAACTTAATTCTTGAACAAATGAAG GTTCCTGGACTGCTGCGGAAAAACAACTACAGTGAAAGGTTTGATCGTTTGATGGACAAGGCAACTGCAATGTTCAATGTAATTCTGGCCAGGGCAGCTAATGTTCCTCGCAATTATATAATCGATCAGACAAATGTGTACAAAAATGCACGCAAGCGTAAGCTTAATCCATTTGTCAATTATCAAAAG ATTGCAGTTGTCGTGTTCCCAAATCCAGAAGAGCTCAAGAGACGATCTGAAAAAAGATTTAAAGAAATGGGTAAAGAAGTTCCAGTTGATGCTTTGAATAAAATGATAG CTAATTATGTTCTACCTAAAAGCAAGGATCTTCCATATTCCGATGAATATTTTGATCAG GTTTTGTTTGTTGAACTGAACCGGGACGAGTCTCAGAAATATTTGGATCAGATGAAGCAAGATACTCTGTCTCTATCTAATACCAACCCGTCAACATTATCGCACAGAGGTTCTTCTGAGTCTTCTTTCCGACCTGCATTTCATAGTCAAGGAAGTTCGACAG GAAGTGGCATTCACCAGTGGAGAGCTAATTCTTCCATCTCTCAACCCGACTATAGGATGCCTAGTCAA GTCAATACACATGGTTTTATGAATGAACCTCATCACAATATGAATCCGTTGTGTAGAGGATATCCAAGCAGTCATATTTCACATGTTTCAAGACCACCCTATCCTATATATAATGTTGGTTCCAGTAGAACTTACAGTGACATCGAAACATACGGAAACCCTGTTTTCGGTAGCCAGTATAGGCCAAACACTGTAGGGAACAACAATATGGGTTTTCATGGAAGACCTTATGTTGAATACAGAGACTTTCAGCCTGACCTGCCTTTACCTGCAGCAGCCACAT CTTTGCATCCTCCATATGGGGAACCGACTCTAAGGCCTCAACATGGTGGATTACCTGATAACATCCAGTATCCAGGGAGATATGCTTCTCAATATCCAAAATACTAG
- the LOC131622810 gene encoding uncharacterized protein LOC131622810: MNISIYNGCDDCYWWILCTEKYFVTHRIPEEEKVASIVPVLRGRALQWWFQWSQRYSSTSWDAFTTAILWYFKPEFRDVMPESDEAGKPYSEILNYVFTKPDLESMEPIDETCFHQDFIVEPVHRDLPEINLNLLPTLKQQQIQSPCFRASSPCSKITHSTCSPEREIEDEEIESQGEKSPPKPPPESIFDQPPVPPPPLKSFCYEENMTKNIFPATSPATLPTIPSMISQMKSHATKTSASVFLQESPYQCLPNEFINLSPLCNVEKKHSTVQLKPATRLLHFNHTRPTRLLLVGRPSAHSPILQKGSFLSFENNHPPLHFPQFMQNSSQPFIQKNVPPIAIVITCSSISPLTSIQQDFLSLHTISHSHTTFGQKNVVSHPGTSGPMSSTASLPYFTYQFLKANFNQPHQFGFHKSTNTVSTLAPNSINLQTVHYHSSSLFPSMINKFTKTNFMFPMMLVPFKNTKNEPVLSPETKIYDHKRDCYEQAFKCFRKMQIVGVVSDYVIIMAIIFVCAHLGALGLGLCVHRFAMKKGFRDNVRVSNSLANICVQYGCMKLALKVFDRMTQQILGLTNSIIDSFTQNEFVDEVLSSFHLMRKEEFQSNGVLSIENIHEEVVALIPIIDFWSENSPMNNTDSIVVLAAHSLIKISSENLHSQVGIVVIHGGCPKKSHADFLTKCLIPTRRSFANMHMKPDTETYNWVGEVYTRADSYDRVQDVAELLGMMVEVHKLIQLPSKLKC, translated from the exons ATGAATATTTCCATATACAATGGATGTGACGATTGTTATTGGTGGATTTTGTGTactgaaaaatattttgttacaCATAGAATACCAGAAGAAGAAAAAGTAGCAAGCATTGTTCCAGTATTGAGAGGTCGAGCTCTTCAATGGTGGTTTCAATGGTCTCAAAGGTACTCATCGACAAGCTGGGACGCTTTTACTACTGCTATCCTCTGGTATTTTAAACCTGAGTTTAGAGATGTTATGCCTGAGTCAGATGAAGCAGGGAAACCATATTCAGAAATTTTAAACTATGTTTTCACAAAGCCGGATCTGGAATCAATGGAACCCATTGATGAAACTTGTTTTCATCAAGATTTCATTGTGGAACCTGTCCATCGAGACCTTCCTGAAATAAATCTAAATCTTTTGCCAACTCTAAAGCAACAACAAATCCAATCTCCTTGTTTTAGGGCATCGTCACCTTGTTCTAAAATAACACATTCAACTTGTAGTCCAGAGAGAGAAATAGAGGATGAAGAAATAGAGTCACAGGGAGAGAAATCACCACCGAAGCCACCACCGGAGTCAATATTTGATCAGCCTCCGGTACCACCGCCACCTTTGAAATCGTTTTGCTATGAAGAAAATATGACGAAAAATATATTTCCGGCAACTTCTCCGGCCACACTTCCGACAATACCTTCCATGATATCTCAGATGAAATCTCACGCAACAAAGACAAGTGCATCTGTTTTCCTACAAGAGTCACCATATCAATGTTTGCCTAATGAATTCATCAATCTTTCACCACTGTGTAATGTTGAGAAAAAGCATTCAACGGTCCAATTAAAGCCTGCCACGCGCCTGTTGCACTTCAATCACACAAGGCCCACGCGCCTGCTACTTGTTGGACGTCCGTCAGCGCACTCTCCCATACTTCAAAAAGGTTCCTTCTTATCCTTTGAAAATAATCACCCACCTTTACATTTCCCTCAATTTATGCAGAATTCATCACAACCATTCATTCAAAAAAATGTCCCACCTATTGCAATAGTGATCACGTGTAGCTCCATATCACCACTCACATCAATTCAACAAGACTTTCTCTCTCTCCATACAATATCACACTCCCATACAACTTTTGGACAAAAGAATGTTGTGTCTCATCCTGGTACAAGTGGTCCCATGTCCTCTACTGCATCTCTGCCTTATTTCACCTACCAATTTCTTAAAGCCAATTTCAATCAACCACACCAATTTGGTTTTCACAAATCAACCAACACAGTTTCAACCTTAGCACCTAATTCCATTAATTTACAAACAGTTCATTACCACTCATCATCCTTGTTTCCTTCAATGATCAATAAGTTTACTAAAACAAATTTCATGTTTCCAATGATGCTTGTTCCCTTTAAGAACACGAAGAACGAGCCCGTTCTTTCACCCGAAACAAAAATTTATGATCACAAGAGGGATTGTTATGAACAAGCTTTTAAGTGTTTTCGAAAAATGCAGATTGTCGGTGTTGTTTCTGATTATGTGATTATTATGGCTATCATTTTCGTTTGTGCTCACCTGGGTGCACTCGGTCTTGGCTTGTGCGTACATAGGTTTGCAATGAAGAAAGGTTTCAGAGACAATGTTAGAGTTTCTAATTCGTTGGCAAATATTTGTGTTCAATATGGATGTATGAAGCTTGCTCTTAAGGTGTTTGATAGAATGACTCAACAAATTTTGGGGCTGACGAATTCAATTATTGATAGTTTTACTCAAAATGAATTTGTAGATGAGGTTCTGAGTTCTTTCCATTTGATGAGGAAAGAAGAGTTTCAGTCAAATGGTGTTCTTTCTATTGAAAATATACATGAAGAGGTTGTTGCTTTAATTCCAATAATTGATTTTTGGTCTGAAAATAGTCCTATGAACAACACTGATTCAATTGTGGTCCTAGCTGCTCATTCCTTGAtaaaaatttcaagtgaaaatctCCATTCACAAGTTGGTATTGTTGTTATACATGGTGGCTGTCCAAAGAAAAGTCATGCCGATTTTCTAACTAAGTGTCTGATTCCTACTAGAAGATCGTTTGCGAATATGCATATGAAGCCAGACACAGAAACTTACAATTGGGTTGGTGAAGTGTATACTAGAGCTGATTCTTATGACAGAGTTCAAGATGTCGCTGAGTTGCTTGGCATGATGGTCGAAGTTCATAAGCTCATACAACTTCCGTCCAAG TTGAAATGTTGA